A region of Mesoplodon densirostris isolate mMesDen1 chromosome 11, mMesDen1 primary haplotype, whole genome shotgun sequence DNA encodes the following proteins:
- the BTG1 gene encoding protein BTG1 has protein sequence MHPFYTRAATMIGEIAAAVSFISKFLRTKGLTSERQLQTFSQSLQELLAEHYKHHWFPEKPCKGSGYRCIRINHKMDPLIGQAAQRIGLSSQELFRLLPSELTLWVDPYEVSYRIGEDGSICVLYEASPAGGSTQNSANVQMVDSRISCKEELLLGRTSPSKNYNMMTVSG, from the exons ATGCATCCCTTCTACACCCGGGCCGCCACCATGATAGGCGAGATCGCCGCCGCCGTGTCCTTCATCTCCAAGTTCCTCCGCACCAAGGGGCTCACGAGCGAGCGACAGCTGCAGACCTTCAGCCAGAGCCTGCAGGAGCTGCTGGCAG AACATTATAAACATCACTGGTTCCCAGAAAAGCCCTGCAAGGGATCAGGTTACCGCTGTATTCGCATCAACCATAAAATGGATCCTCTGATTGGACAGGCAGCACAGCGGATTGGACTGAGCAGTCAGGAGCTGTTCAGGCTTCTCCCAAGTGAACTCACACTCTGGGTTGATCCCTACGAAGTGTCCTACAGAATTGGAGAGGATGGCTCCATCTGTGTGCTGTACGAAGCCTCACCAGCAGGAGGTAGCACCCAAAACAGCGCCAACGTGCAAATGGTAGACAGCAGAATCAGCTGTAAGGAGGAACTTCTCTTGGGCAGAACAAGCCCTTCCAAAAACTACAATATGATGACTGTATCAGGTTAA